CTCCACGCAGGAGTAGCGTGGAAGGGTGCCTCAGGTCTCCCACTCCCCCGTCTCCACGCCGGGGTGGCGGGCCTGGGCGATCTGGTCCGTCGGCGTCGCGGCCTACGTGCTCGCCATCACGAACCGCACATCGCTGGGTGCCGTCGGTGTCGAGGCCGCCGACCGCTTCCAGGCGGACGCCTCGACGCTCGCATTGTTCGCCGTCGTGCAGCTCGCGGTGTACGGCGGGATGCAGATTCCGGTCGGCGTCCTCCTCGATCGCTACGGATCCCGTCCGATCATCACGGCGGGGATGCTGCTCATGGCGGCCGGACAGCTCACCATGGCCCTCTCCCCCAGCATCGGCATCGCGATCGTCGCGCGTGTCCTCCTCGGAGCCGGCGACGCCGCCGTGTTCCCCGCCGTGCTGCGGCTGGTGGCCACATGGTTCCCCGCGCAGCGCGGCCCCGTCATGGTCCAGTTCACCGGGATCATCGGGCAGGCGGGGCAGCTGATCGCGCTGGTGCCGGTCGCCGCCCTGCTGCACGCCACCACCTGGTCGATCACGTTCGGCAGCATCGCCGGTCTCGGCCTGCTCTTCACGATCCTCGTGTGGCTCATCGTGCGCAACAACCCCGCCGAGAGCGGTCCGGACGTCTCGGTGAACACGGACACCGGAGTCGTGCGTGTCGTGACGTCGGCTATCGACACGGGCGTCGGCATCCGGGCGGCCTGGGCACATCCCGGCACACGGCTCGCGTTCTGGTCGCACTTCACCACACCGTTCGCCGGCACGGTGTTCGTGCTGCTGTGGGGCATGCCGTTCCTCACGGCCGGCGAGGGCCTGACCACCGCCCACGCGGCGGGGATCATCTCGATCTACGTGGTCGCGGGCATGATCCTCGGCCCGATCATCGGCGATCTCTCCCGCCGCCTGCCGAACCACCGCTCGCTCGCCCTCGTCCTCCCCGCGGTCGGCGTGCAGATGGCGGCCTGGATCGCGGTCATCGCCCTCCCCGGCCCCGCCCCGGACTGGCTGCTCTGGGTCCTGGCGGTCGCTCTGGCGACCGGCGGCCCCGCGTCGATGATCGCCTTCGACCACGCCCGCACGCACAACCCCGTGCATCGCCTCAGCACGGCGACCGGCGTGACGAACGCGGGCGGCTTCATCGCTGCCCTGATCGCCGTGTTCGTGATCGGTCTCCTCCTCGACGCCCAGGGCGCCGGCACCCCGGACACCTACACGCTCGACGCGTTCCGTGTCGCGTTCCTCACCCTGATCCCGCTCTGGGTCATCGGAGTCGTGTTCATCCTGATCGAACGCAAGCGGACGCGGATCCGCATGGGGCTGGAGCCCGACCGGCGTCGCTGAGCGCCCGTCAGCGCAGCAGGTGCTGGACGGTCTCCACGATCAACTCGACGCTGACGCGCTCGGGCACCTCCGCGTCGCCCGCCTCGAACTCGGCGAGTTCCACGCCGCGGACGTCCGCCGACGGGATCGCGGCGAACAGCGCGGCCACGTGGTGCGGGAGCAGACCGTCGCCGACGCGATAGGCCGCAGGGATGTAACCGGGCTCCAAGACGTCCCAGTCGACATGGATCCACACCGGTCGCCCGGCGATGAGCGCGCTGAGCCGCTCCGGGGTGCTCTCCGCGGGGCTGAGGACGGTCACTCCTGCACCGGCGAGCAGCTCCCCCTCGGCGGGATCGATGTCGCGACCGCCCACGACGATGACCTGCTTGGGGTCGATGCCCGCCCCGTGGCCGCTGTCCCACAGCCCGCAGGCGGCGGCGAGGACCATGCCGCCGAGGTAGCCGGAGTCGGTGGTGTCTGGCGTGTTGAAGTCGCCGTGCGCGTCGATCCACAGCACCACTGCGTCGGGGTGGTGCTCGGCGACACTCGGCAGCGTTCCGAGGCTCGCCGCACAGGTGTTCGTCACGAGGAGCGGCGTCGCATCCGCGGCGATCGCCTCCTGCACCGCGTCACGCAGGCCCGTGAGCGTCTCCGCAGCTTCAGGCAGCGCGACCGACCAGTCGTCCATCCGGCCCGGCTCCGGGGTACCGACCACGACGGGCTCCCGCTGCAGGAGCGCGGACAGCGCGTCGGCGACGCGGCGTGCCCCGACGAGGGCTCCGTCCGTGCGGTCGGCGACGCGACCCTGGTTGAGGATGAGCGCGAACGGCGTGGTCATCCCTTCAGTCTCCCACCGCGCAGAGTGGGCGACCAAAACCGCCCGGCGCGGGCTACCGTCGGCGTGGGGTCCAGCCCGAGGGCAGACCGCCGTCGACGAAGGCCCGCTCCCGGTCCGCGGCCGCCGACCAGCCCTGCGCCTCCTCCTCGGTGTCGAAGGCGCCCCGAGCAACGCGGAAACCGACGTCCTCATGGTGCATGCGCGGCGCTCCCCCGCGGCGAACGGACGCGCGCACGCTCCAGGCGTCGTCGGCGAATCCTCCGCCGCGAAAGACCCGATAGTCGTCGTACCGCGCGGGGTCGAGGAGATCCCAGCACCACTCCCACACGTTGCCGAGCGTGTCGAAGAGCCCGTGCAGGTTCGGGAGCTTCCCGCCCACGTCCTGCGGCGTGCCCACTCCGTCGGCCGCGGTCCAGGCGGCCTCCGCCAGCGGCGCATAGTGTGGCCCGGTGGAGCCTGCTCGGCAGGCGTACTCCCACTCGGCCTCGGTCGGAAGGCGGTAGCCGTCCGCTGTGGTGTCCCAGGCCACGTCCTCACCCTCGAAGTGGTACACGGGATCGAGTCCCTCCCACTCCGAGGCGGCGTTGCAGAAGTGGATGGCCCGCAGCCAGCTCACGTCGGCGACCGGGCGACGAGGATGCCGTGATGGTGTGCCCAGGACTTCGGTGACCTGTTCCTCCGTCACCGGGAAGGCGGCGAGGGAGAACGGCTCGAGTTCGACGGTCCGGCGGGTGCGGCGCCGGGCGTCGTGCAGCGTGACAGTCCCGGCGGGGAGACGGACGAGTTCGATGTCGCTCATCCGCGGGGCGTGGCGGCGCTCATGCCGGGGTCCGCTCGACCCAGGTCGGATACTTCGCTGCGCGGCCGTCCCCGGATGAGGTCCTCGTCACGCGCCGTCGCACCCACGGGCCGACGAACTCCCGGTAGTACGCCAGGCCCCCGGGCCCTGCAGTCCAGCGGTCGAGCGGCGCCCACCAGGCTGCTGGCGGCTCGAAGCCGAGCCCGTGCAGCACGCGGGCCGCGACGCGGTGGTGGCCCGCCGCGTTCATGTGCAGCCGGTCCTCCGACCAGTACGCGGGTTTCGACAGCTCCGTGTCCGGCCAGTTGAGGGCACGGATGACGTCGGGCCGGTCCTCGATGCGCCGCAGGACCGCCTCGGAGAGCAGATCGCCGCGGCGTTGCACGAGCGATCCCATCGGAAGCTGCCCGCTGGGGTTGGCACCGGAGAGCAGGATCATCGTCACACCCTCCTCGTCGCACCGCCGCAGCACGCGGCTGAACGCGTCGGCGATGTGCTCGACGTCTGTCCGCGGCCGCAGCATGTCGTTGCCCCCGCCGTTGAACGACAGGTGCGTGGGACGCAGAGCCAACGCGGGCTCGAGCTGCTCCTCGACGATCGGCCACGCCAGCTTCCCCCGGATCGCGAGGTTCGCGTACTGGATGGGGTGCCCCGCAGCATCCGCCCATCCCTGCGCGGCGATGTCGGCCCAGCCGCGCTCGCGCCCATCGGGGAGCACATCGCCCACGCCTTCGGTGAAGGAGTCGCCTATCGCGACGAAACGTACATCAGCCACGCGCCCAGCCTATTCCCGGTCCCGGACGTCACCGGTCGTCCAGCGCCGCTCCGCTCCGATCGACGAGACCCCAGGCCGCCGCGGCGGCGAGGAGGAAGCAGGCCGCGAACACGACGAACAGCAGGGGCGCGCCGCCGGCCCCGAGGAGGACGGGAACGGCGAGGGGCGCCACGATGGAGGCGATGCGGCCCACCCCGGCGGCCCAGCCGGCCCCCGTGCCTCGCAGCGAGGTCGGGTAGATCTCCGGCGTCACCGCGTACAGCGCGCCCCACGCACCGAGGGTGAAGAACGACAGGGCCATGCCTGCGCCGATGATCATCGGCACGGTCGTGGCGGTGCCGAAGACCACGGCCGAGGCGGTCGCCCCCAGCAGGAAGACGGAGAGCGTGACCCGGCGGCCCCACACTTCGATGAGCCAGGCGGCCACGGCATAGCCCGGGAGTTGCGCGAGCGTGATGATGAGGGTGAAGCCGAACGAGCGGACGAGGTCGAATCCCGCGTCGACGAGGATGCTCGGGATCCAGATGAACGCCCCGTAGTAGGCGAAGTTGACGGCAAGCCACACCAGCCAGAGGCAGGCGGTCCGCATCCGGAACTCGACGCTCCAGAGCGCAGCGAGCCGGGCACGCGCCGTCATCGCGATCGCCCGCGACGCCGGCTCCTTCCGGATCTGCGGGGTGTGCTCGACACCGGCATCGGCCTCGAACGCGGCGACGATGCGGTCGGCTTCCGCGATTCGTCCGCGGGACGCCAGCCACCGCGGCGATTCCGGCAGACCCCACCGCACGACGAGGGCGTAGACCGCGGGGATCGCGCCGAGCGCGAAGGCCCACCGCCAGCCTGCCTCAGAGGCGGGGATGACGAAGAACCCGATGACGGCAGACGCCGTCCAGCCCACAGCCCAGAAGGCTTCGAGGATGACGATCAGCCGTCCCCGGATGCGCGCGGGCGCGAACTCGCTCACGTAGGTCGAGGCGACCGGCAGCTCCGCTCCCAGGCCGAGGCCGACGAAGAACCGCAGCACGAGCAGCGCCGCCACTGATCCGACCAGCGCACTCGCTCCGGTGGCCACGCCATAGATGAGCAGCGTGAGGGCGAACACCTGCCGGCGGCCGAAGCGGTCAGCGAGAAGACCGCCGAGGGTCGCGCCGACCGCCATGCCGACGAAGCCGAGCGAGGCGATCCAGCCGGCCTCCCCCTTCGTGAGATCCCACTGCTGTGAGAGCGCCGCGATGATGAAGGAGATGAGTCCGACGTCCATCGCGTCGAGCGCCCAGCCGACGCCGGAGCCCGTGAGCAGGCGCAGGTGCCGGCGGGTGAACGGGAGGACGTCGAGGCGCTCGGCGAGCGAGGTGCGGCTCGGCAGGGCGGTATCGGCCATGATTCTCATCGTAGGGCCGCCCGTCCCGCCGAGCCGCGAGATGACGCCGGCTCAGTCGCGGTCGGCGAGGAGCTTCCGCACCCGAGGGATCACCTCGGTGCCGTACAGCTCGATGCTGCGCATCATCGACTCGTGCGACAGGGTGCCGGTCGCGTACTTGAGGTCGAAGCGGCCGAGCCCGAGGGTCGTGATCGTGTCGGCGATCTTCGCCGCGACGCGCTCCGGCGAACCGGCATAGAGCGAGCCCTCCGGACCGATGTCGTTCTGAAAGCGCGCGCGGCTGTAAGGCGGCCAGCCGCGCTCGCGACCGATGGTGTTGTTCATCGCCTCGAAGCCCGGGTAGGCCTCGTCCCACGCCTCCGCGTCGGTGGGCGCGATGTGACCGGGTGAGTGCACGGCCACCGGGTGGGCGGTCGTCCCGAAGGAGGCGACCGAGCGGTGGTAGAGGTCGACGAACGGCTTGAACCGCCCGGCCGGGCCGCCGATGATCGCCAGCATCAGGCCGAGACCGTGACGCGCGACACGCACGACGGACTCCGGGCTGCCCCCCACGCCGACCCACGTGCGCAGGCCCTTCTCGGTCTTCGGGAAGACGTCCGCGTTGTCGAGAGACGGCCGCAGCGAGCCGGACCACGTGACGGGCTCTTCCTTGAGGAGCTCGACGAACAGCTCGAGCTTCTCCTCGAAGAGCCGGTCGTAGTCGCGCAGGTCGTAGCCGAACAGCGGGAAGGACTCGATGAACGAACCGCGCCCGAGGACGACCTCCGCCCGGCCGCCGGACAGGGCGTCGAGGGTGGAGAAGCGTTCGAACACACGCACCGGGTCGTCCGAGGACAGCACGGTCACGGCGGTGCCCAGCCGGATGCGCTCGGTGCGCGCCGCGATCGCCGCGAGCACCATCTCCGGGGACGAGACCGCGAACTCGCGCCGGTGGTGCTCCCCCACCCCGAAGAAGTCGACGCCGACGGTGTCGGCCAGCTCCGCCTGCGCGACGACGTTCCGGATGGTCTGCGCGCCGCTGAGCAGCTCGCCGTCCTGATCCCGGGTGATGTCGCCGAACGTGTCCAGCCCGAATTCGATGCCCATGTCACACCTTCCTATTC
This genomic stretch from Microbacterium sp. Nx66 harbors:
- a CDS encoding MFS transporter → MPQVSHSPVSTPGWRAWAIWSVGVAAYVLAITNRTSLGAVGVEAADRFQADASTLALFAVVQLAVYGGMQIPVGVLLDRYGSRPIITAGMLLMAAGQLTMALSPSIGIAIVARVLLGAGDAAVFPAVLRLVATWFPAQRGPVMVQFTGIIGQAGQLIALVPVAALLHATTWSITFGSIAGLGLLFTILVWLIVRNNPAESGPDVSVNTDTGVVRVVTSAIDTGVGIRAAWAHPGTRLAFWSHFTTPFAGTVFVLLWGMPFLTAGEGLTTAHAAGIISIYVVAGMILGPIIGDLSRRLPNHRSLALVLPAVGVQMAAWIAVIALPGPAPDWLLWVLAVALATGGPASMIAFDHARTHNPVHRLSTATGVTNAGGFIAALIAVFVIGLLLDAQGAGTPDTYTLDAFRVAFLTLIPLWVIGVVFILIERKRTRIRMGLEPDRRR
- a CDS encoding arginase family protein, with amino-acid sequence MTTPFALILNQGRVADRTDGALVGARRVADALSALLQREPVVVGTPEPGRMDDWSVALPEAAETLTGLRDAVQEAIAADATPLLVTNTCAASLGTLPSVAEHHPDAVVLWIDAHGDFNTPDTTDSGYLGGMVLAAACGLWDSGHGAGIDPKQVIVVGGRDIDPAEGELLAGAGVTVLSPAESTPERLSALIAGRPVWIHVDWDVLEPGYIPAAYRVGDGLLPHHVAALFAAIPSADVRGVELAEFEAGDAEVPERVSVELIVETVQHLLR
- a CDS encoding formylglycine-generating enzyme family protein: MSDIELVRLPAGTVTLHDARRRTRRTVELEPFSLAAFPVTEEQVTEVLGTPSRHPRRPVADVSWLRAIHFCNAASEWEGLDPVYHFEGEDVAWDTTADGYRLPTEAEWEYACRAGSTGPHYAPLAEAAWTAADGVGTPQDVGGKLPNLHGLFDTLGNVWEWCWDLLDPARYDDYRVFRGGGFADDAWSVRASVRRGGAPRMHHEDVGFRVARGAFDTEEEAQGWSAAADRERAFVDGGLPSGWTPRRR
- a CDS encoding SGNH/GDSL hydrolase family protein, with product MADVRFVAIGDSFTEGVGDVLPDGRERGWADIAAQGWADAAGHPIQYANLAIRGKLAWPIVEEQLEPALALRPTHLSFNGGGNDMLRPRTDVEHIADAFSRVLRRCDEEGVTMILLSGANPSGQLPMGSLVQRRGDLLSEAVLRRIEDRPDVIRALNWPDTELSKPAYWSEDRLHMNAAGHHRVAARVLHGLGFEPPAAWWAPLDRWTAGPGGLAYYREFVGPWVRRRVTRTSSGDGRAAKYPTWVERTPA
- a CDS encoding MFS transporter, coding for MADTALPSRTSLAERLDVLPFTRRHLRLLTGSGVGWALDAMDVGLISFIIAALSQQWDLTKGEAGWIASLGFVGMAVGATLGGLLADRFGRRQVFALTLLIYGVATGASALVGSVAALLVLRFFVGLGLGAELPVASTYVSEFAPARIRGRLIVILEAFWAVGWTASAVIGFFVIPASEAGWRWAFALGAIPAVYALVVRWGLPESPRWLASRGRIAEADRIVAAFEADAGVEHTPQIRKEPASRAIAMTARARLAALWSVEFRMRTACLWLVWLAVNFAYYGAFIWIPSILVDAGFDLVRSFGFTLIITLAQLPGYAVAAWLIEVWGRRVTLSVFLLGATASAVVFGTATTVPMIIGAGMALSFFTLGAWGALYAVTPEIYPTSLRGTGAGWAAGVGRIASIVAPLAVPVLLGAGGAPLLFVVFAACFLLAAAAAWGLVDRSGAALDDR
- a CDS encoding LLM class flavin-dependent oxidoreductase, with the protein product MGIEFGLDTFGDITRDQDGELLSGAQTIRNVVAQAELADTVGVDFFGVGEHHRREFAVSSPEMVLAAIAARTERIRLGTAVTVLSSDDPVRVFERFSTLDALSGGRAEVVLGRGSFIESFPLFGYDLRDYDRLFEEKLELFVELLKEEPVTWSGSLRPSLDNADVFPKTEKGLRTWVGVGGSPESVVRVARHGLGLMLAIIGGPAGRFKPFVDLYHRSVASFGTTAHPVAVHSPGHIAPTDAEAWDEAYPGFEAMNNTIGRERGWPPYSRARFQNDIGPEGSLYAGSPERVAAKIADTITTLGLGRFDLKYATGTLSHESMMRSIELYGTEVIPRVRKLLADRD